In one window of Campylobacter hepaticus DNA:
- a CDS encoding glycosyltransferase, whose amino-acid sequence MQKLAIFIYSLGSGGAERVVATLLPILSLKFEVHLILMNDKISYEIPECKIHFLEYSKPNENPILKFLKLPFLALKYKTICKQLCIDTEFVFLNRPNYVALIAKILGNKTRLVINECTTPSVMYAKNNLNALINKLLISLLYPRANLILANSQGNLKDLIQNFNIPSQKCEILYNAIDLENIEQKSLEKISLEDKFILSVGRLDEGKNHALLIRAYARLKTDLKLVILGEGVLKHELLALIKGLNLQNKVLLLGFDNNPYKYMSRCEFFAFASVFEGFSNVLIESLACGCAVVCTDHKSGARELFGNDEFGLLVEVDNENSMFNGLKIMLEDDNLRQAYKNKAKNRALAFDKVKIARDALKYLLG is encoded by the coding sequence TTTTAATGAATGATAAAATCTCTTATGAAATTCCTGAGTGTAAAATTCATTTTTTAGAATATTCAAAACCCAATGAAAATCCTATTTTAAAATTTTTAAAATTACCTTTTTTAGCTTTAAAATATAAAACAATTTGTAAACAATTATGCATTGATACAGAATTTGTTTTTTTAAATCGTCCCAATTATGTAGCTTTAATAGCGAAAATTTTAGGAAATAAAACACGTCTTGTGATCAATGAATGCACGACTCCAAGTGTTATGTATGCAAAAAATAATCTTAATGCTTTAATAAATAAATTGTTAATTTCTTTACTTTATCCAAGAGCAAATTTGATTTTAGCTAATTCTCAAGGAAATTTAAAAGATTTAATCCAAAATTTTAACATACCTTCTCAAAAATGTGAAATTTTATATAATGCTATTGATTTAGAAAATATAGAACAAAAATCCCTTGAAAAAATCTCCTTAGAAGATAAATTTATTTTAAGTGTAGGTAGACTTGATGAAGGGAAAAATCATGCTTTGTTAATTCGTGCTTATGCTAGATTAAAAACTGACTTAAAGCTTGTAATTTTAGGCGAAGGTGTATTAAAACATGAACTTTTAGCTTTAATTAAAGGATTAAATTTGCAAAATAAAGTTTTGCTTTTGGGTTTTGATAATAATCCTTATAAATATATGTCTAGGTGTGAATTTTTTGCTTTTGCTTCAGTGTTCGAAGGCTTTTCAAATGTTTTAATTGAGAGCCTTGCTTGTGGATGTGCTGTAGTTTGCACTGATCATAAAAGTGGGGCAAGAGAACTTTTTGGTAATGATGAATTTGGACTTTTAGTTGAAGTTGATAATGAAAATTCTATGTTTAATGGTTTAAAAATCATGCTAGAGGATGATAATTTAAGGCAAGCGTATAAAAATAAAGCTAAAAATAGAGCTTTAGCTTTTGATAAAGTGAAGATTGCACGTGATGCTTTGAAATATTTATTAGGGTAA
- a CDS encoding STT3 domain-containing protein, giving the protein MLKREYLKNPYLLLGLTILFTYVFSVICRLYWIWWASEFDEYFFNNQLMIISNDGYAFAEGARDMIAGFHQPNDLSYYGSSLSTLTYWFYKILPFSFESIILYMSVFLSSLVVIPIILIAHEYKRPLMGFIAALLASIANSYYNRTMSGYYDTDMLVIVLPMFIVFFMIRIILKKDLFSLIMLPLFVEVYLWWYPSSYTLNVALIGLFFIYTLIFHRREKIFYLALILSSFTLSKIAWFYQSAIITICFVLFVLEQKRLNFLTIGILGFLTLVFLILSGGVDPILYQLKFYIFRSDESVGLTQGFMYFNVNQTIQEVENVDLSEFMKRISGSQIVFVFSLLGFVLLMKERKSIIMALPMLFLGFLALKSGLRFTIYAVPIMALGFGFLLSELKNIVFKKYHQSALNICIFIAVVALIPILIHIYNYKAPTVFSQKEVLLLSQLKNIADREDYVVTWWDYGYPVRYYSDVKTLVDGGKHLGKDNFFPSFVLSKDQQAAANMARLSVEYTEKSFYALGHDILKIDILKAMMKDYNQSNVDLFLASLSKPGFEIHTPKTRDVYLYMPARMSLIFSTVASFSLINLNTGVLDKPFTFSTAYTIDIKNGEIYLSNGAILSDDFSSFKIGDSVISINSIIEINSIKQGEYKITPIDDKAQFYIFYFKDNATRYTQFILMDKLMFNSAYVQMFFLGNYDKNLFDLVLNSKDAKVFKLKI; this is encoded by the coding sequence ATGTTAAAAAGAGAATATTTAAAAAATCCATACTTACTTTTAGGTTTAACGATCTTATTTACTTATGTTTTTAGTGTGATTTGTAGGCTTTATTGGATTTGGTGGGCGAGTGAATTTGATGAGTATTTTTTTAATAATCAATTAATGATTATTTCAAATGATGGCTATGCTTTTGCTGAAGGTGCAAGAGATATGATAGCAGGTTTTCATCAGCCTAATGATTTGAGCTATTATGGTTCTTCTTTATCTACTCTTACTTATTGGTTTTATAAAATACTACCTTTTTCATTTGAAAGTATTATTTTGTATATGAGTGTTTTTTTATCTTCTTTGGTGGTTATTCCTATCATTTTAATAGCTCATGAATATAAGCGACCTTTAATGGGTTTTATTGCTGCTCTTTTAGCAAGTATAGCAAATAGTTATTATAATCGCACTATGAGTGGATATTATGATACTGATATGCTTGTGATTGTTTTGCCTATGTTTATTGTATTTTTTATGATAAGAATTATTTTAAAAAAAGATCTTTTTTCTTTAATTATGTTACCTTTATTTGTAGAAGTGTATCTTTGGTGGTATCCTTCAAGTTATACTTTAAATGTTGCATTAATTGGTCTTTTTTTTATTTATACTTTGATTTTTCATAGGCGTGAAAAGATTTTTTATTTAGCTCTTATTTTATCTTCTTTTACACTTTCTAAGATAGCATGGTTTTATCAAAGTGCTATTATAACGATATGTTTTGTTTTGTTTGTTTTAGAACAAAAACGTTTAAATTTTTTAACCATAGGTATTTTGGGATTTTTAACTTTGGTATTTTTGATTTTAAGTGGAGGAGTAGATCCTATATTGTATCAGCTTAAATTTTATATTTTTAGAAGTGATGAGAGTGTAGGTTTGACTCAAGGATTTATGTATTTTAATGTTAATCAAACCATACAAGAGGTTGAAAATGTAGATTTGAGTGAATTTATGAAAAGAATTAGCGGTAGTCAAATCGTTTTTGTGTTTTCTTTGTTGGGTTTTGTTTTATTAATGAAAGAACGTAAAAGTATTATAATGGCTTTACCTATGCTTTTTCTTGGATTTTTAGCTTTAAAAAGTGGATTAAGATTTACTATATATGCTGTGCCTATAATGGCTTTAGGTTTTGGTTTTTTATTGAGTGAATTAAAAAATATAGTATTTAAAAAATATCATCAATCAGCTTTAAATATTTGTATTTTTATTGCTGTTGTGGCTTTAATTCCTATATTGATTCATATTTACAATTATAAAGCTCCAACTGTTTTCTCTCAAAAAGAGGTTTTATTATTAAGTCAATTAAAAAATATAGCTGATAGAGAAGATTATGTAGTAACTTGGTGGGATTATGGTTATCCTGTGCGTTATTATAGCGATGTAAAAACTTTAGTAGATGGAGGAAAGCATTTGGGTAAAGATAATTTTTTCCCATCTTTTGTTTTAAGTAAAGATCAGCAAGCTGCTGCTAATATGGCAAGACTTAGTGTTGAGTATACGGAAAAAAGTTTTTATGCTTTAGGACATGATATTTTAAAAATAGATATTTTAAAAGCTATGATGAAAGATTATAATCAAAGCAATGTAGATTTATTTTTAGCTTCTTTATCTAAACCTGGATTTGAAATTCATACTCCAAAAACTCGTGATGTTTATCTTTATATGCCCGCTAGAATGTCTTTGATTTTTTCTACTGTGGCGAGTTTTTCTTTGATTAATTTAAATACAGGTGTTTTGGATAAACCTTTTACTTTTAGTACTGCTTATACTATTGATATTAAAAATGGTGAAATTTATCTAAGTAACGGAGCGATTTTAAGTGATGATTTTAGCAGTTTTAAAATAGGTGATAGCGTGATTTCAATCAACAGTATTATAGAAATTAATTCTATTAAACAAGGTGAGTATAAAATTACTCCAATTGATGATAAAGCCCAATTTTATATTTTTTATTTTAAGGATAATGCCACAAGATATACTCAGTTTATTTTAATGGATAAGCTTATGTTTAATAGTGCTTATGTGCAAATGTTTTTTCTAGGAAATTATGATAAAAATTTATTTGATTTAGTTCTTAATTCTAAAGATGCTAAAGTTTTTAAACTTAAAATTTAA
- a CDS encoding PDC sensor domain-containing protein gives MYIKDIQRFEENRYRARAYMSYILTRNLPNKLPNIHLDSIKIALDKIVHDVSVFDALYVLDASGIQIENTISLNKIYETGKGEDRSLKSYFYRVVKLRRCVLSDPYPSVLNNELCVTASMPIYDDKNNLLFVVCIDIKLEDILKIIKAGKFEFIFTQFSRFIYFCFALVLFIITCFLFKKGFLSLFDNQAIGIENMFESTIAITLALAIFDLAKTLIEQEVLGRTKEEEGGMQKTMVKFLGSIIIALAIEALMLVFKLAIGDLSQMIYAIYLISGVSLLLLGLSVYLFMVKYKNNSI, from the coding sequence ATGTATATAAAAGATATACAAAGATTTGAAGAGAATCGTTATCGTGCTAGAGCTTACATGAGTTATATTTTAACAAGAAATTTACCCAATAAACTTCCAAATATTCATCTAGATAGTATTAAAATAGCTTTAGATAAAATAGTACATGATGTGAGTGTTTTTGATGCTTTATATGTTTTAGATGCTTCAGGCATACAAATAGAAAATACTATTTCTTTAAATAAAATTTATGAAACAGGAAAGGGTGAAGATAGGAGCTTGAAATCTTATTTTTATAGAGTGGTAAAATTAAGGCGTTGTGTTTTAAGCGATCCTTATCCTTCTGTTTTAAATAATGAATTATGTGTTACAGCATCAATGCCTATTTATGATGATAAAAATAATTTACTTTTTGTTGTATGTATTGATATAAAGCTTGAAGATATATTAAAAATTATCAAAGCGGGAAAATTTGAATTTATCTTTACTCAATTTAGTCGTTTTATATATTTTTGTTTTGCTTTAGTTTTATTTATTATTACTTGTTTTTTATTTAAAAAAGGTTTTTTAAGTTTATTTGATAATCAAGCTATAGGTATAGAAAATATGTTTGAAAGTACTATTGCTATAACTTTAGCCTTGGCTATTTTTGATTTAGCAAAAACTTTGATTGAGCAAGAAGTTTTGGGTAGGACTAAAGAAGAAGAAGGTGGTATGCAAAAAACCATGGTAAAATTTCTAGGTTCTATTATTATAGCTTTAGCAATTGAGGCTTTAATGTTAGTATTTAAACTTGCTATTGGGGATTTATCTCAAATGATTTATGCTATTTATCTTATTAGTGGAGTGAGTTTACTTTTACTGGGATTAAGCGTATATTTGTTTATGGTTAAATATAAAAATAATAGTATTTGA
- a CDS encoding chemotaxis response regulator CheY, which translates to MKLLVVDDSSTMRRIIKNTLTRLGHDDVLEAEHGVEAWDLLTKNEDVKVLITDWNMPEMNGLELVKKVRAEAKYEDMPIIMVTTEGGKAEVITALKAGVNNYIVKPFTPQVLKEKLEDVLGTGSAEGAAE; encoded by the coding sequence GTGAAATTGTTAGTTGTTGATGACAGTTCTACTATGAGAAGGATTATTAAAAATACCCTAACAAGACTTGGACACGATGATGTTTTAGAAGCTGAGCATGGAGTGGAAGCTTGGGATTTATTGACTAAAAATGAAGATGTTAAAGTATTAATTACAGATTGGAATATGCCTGAAATGAATGGCTTAGAGCTTGTAAAAAAAGTAAGAGCTGAAGCAAAATATGAAGATATGCCTATTATTATGGTTACAACTGAGGGTGGAAAAGCTGAAGTGATTACTGCTTTAAAAGCTGGTGTAAATAATTATATTGTAAAACCTTTTACTCCGCAAGTTTTAAAAGAAAAACTTGAAGATGTTTTAGGAACTGGTAGCGCAGAAGGTGCAGCAGAGTAA
- the pglD gene encoding UDP-N-acetylbacillosamine N-acetyltransferase encodes MAKTEKIYIYGASGHGLVCQDIAKNIGYKECIFLDDFKGMKFHPKLPKYDFFIAIGDNIIRKQIYKKVLASGFKIVNLIDKNTFISPSANIEENSGILIMPYVVVNAKAKIERGVILNTASVIEHECVIGEFTHISVGAKCAGNVKIGKNCFLGINSCILPNLSLADNSILGGGATLVKSENEKGVFIGVPAKRKISI; translated from the coding sequence ATGGCAAAAACTGAAAAAATTTATATTTATGGTGCAAGTGGACATGGACTTGTTTGTCAAGATATAGCTAAAAATATAGGTTATAAAGAATGTATTTTTTTGGATGATTTTAAAGGAATGAAATTCCATCCTAAATTACCTAAATATGATTTTTTTATAGCCATAGGAGATAATATTATTAGAAAGCAAATTTATAAAAAAGTTTTAGCAAGTGGTTTTAAGATTGTTAATCTTATTGACAAAAATACTTTTATAAGTCCTAGTGCAAATATAGAAGAAAATTCTGGAATTTTAATTATGCCTTATGTAGTAGTTAATGCTAAGGCTAAGATAGAAAGAGGTGTTATTTTAAACACTGCAAGTGTAATTGAGCATGAGTGTGTTATAGGAGAATTTACTCATATAAGCGTAGGTGCTAAATGTGCAGGAAATGTTAAAATAGGAAAAAATTGTTTTTTGGGTATTAATTCTTGTATTTTGCCTAATTTAAGTTTGGCTGATAATAGTATTTTAGGTGGTGGAGCAACTTTAGTTAAAAGTGAAAATGAAAAAGGGGTTTTTATAGGAGTTCCTGCAAAAAGAAAAATATCAATATGA
- a CDS encoding glycosyltransferase family 4 protein, with product MRIGFLSHVGSSIYHFRMPIIKALKARGDEVFIIVPQDEYTQKLKELGLNLVIYELKRSSLNPLVVLKNFFHLVKILQKLNLDFIQSAAHKSNTFGILAAKWAKIPYRFALVEGLGSFYIERNIKSRLICFVVNMLYKISFKIASKFIFVNESNAKFMQNLGLDESKICIIKSVGINLKKFFPLYIGQEQKQLFWKQFDIDKKPIVLMIARTLWHKGVKEFYQSAKMLKDRANFVLIGQRDDNPSCASLEFLTSGNVYYLGFKDDVINFLHNCDIFVLPSYKEGFPVSVLEAKACAKAIIVSDCEGCVEVISNAYDGLWVKTKDTQDLIDKIVLLLEDETLRFNLAKNAAKDALKYDENVIAQEYLALYDEEVKNV from the coding sequence ATGAGAATAGGTTTTTTATCGCACGTAGGATCAAGTATTTATCATTTTAGAATGCCTATTATTAAAGCTTTAAAAGCTAGAGGAGATGAAGTTTTTATCATAGTTCCGCAAGATGAATACACGCAAAAACTTAAAGAACTCGGTTTAAATTTGGTGATTTATGAGCTTAAAAGATCAAGTTTGAATCCTTTAGTGGTTTTAAAGAATTTTTTTCATCTTGTTAAGATTTTGCAAAAATTAAATTTAGATTTTATTCAAAGTGCAGCGCATAAAAGCAATACTTTTGGAATTTTAGCGGCAAAATGGGCTAAAATTCCTTATCGTTTTGCTCTTGTAGAAGGTTTAGGATCTTTTTATATAGAAAGAAATATAAAATCAAGATTAATATGTTTTGTGGTTAATATGCTTTATAAAATTAGTTTTAAAATAGCCTCTAAATTTATTTTTGTTAATGAAAGTAATGCAAAATTTATGCAAAATTTAGGACTTGATGAGAGTAAAATTTGCATAATAAAATCAGTGGGAATTAATCTAAAAAAATTTTTTCCTCTTTATATAGGACAAGAGCAAAAACAATTATTTTGGAAACAGTTTGATATAGATAAAAAGCCTATTGTACTTATGATTGCAAGGACTTTATGGCATAAGGGTGTGAAAGAATTTTATCAAAGTGCTAAAATGTTAAAAGATAGGGCTAATTTTGTATTAATAGGTCAAAGAGATGATAATCCTTCTTGTGCAAGTTTGGAATTTTTAACTTCAGGTAATGTGTATTATTTAGGTTTTAAAGACGATGTAATAAATTTTTTACATAATTGTGATATTTTTGTTTTACCAAGTTATAAAGAGGGTTTTCCTGTAAGTGTTTTAGAAGCAAAAGCTTGTGCTAAGGCTATAATAGTAAGTGATTGTGAGGGTTGTGTAGAAGTAATTTCTAATGCTTATGATGGACTTTGGGTTAAAACAAAAGATACTCAAGATTTAATTGATAAAATTGTACTTTTATTAGAGGATGAAACATTAAGATTTAATTTAGCCAAAAATGCTGCTAAAGATGCTTTAAAATATGATGAAAATGTAATTGCACAAGAATACTTAGCACTTTATGATGAAGAGGTAAAAAATGTATGA
- the pglC gene encoding undecaprenyl phosphate N,N'-diacetylbacillosamine 1-phosphate transferase: MYEKFMKRIFDFILALVFLILFSPIILLIALLLKITQGAVVFTQERPGLNEKIFKIYKFKTMSDEKDENNQLLSDELRLKTLGKIIRNLSLDELLQLFNILRGDMSFVGPRPLLVEYLTLYTKEQKMRHKVRPGITGWAQVNGRNAISWYKKFELDVYYVEHISFWFDLKIMFLTVLKVLKRSGVNKKGYVTTEKFNGKN, encoded by the coding sequence ATGTATGAAAAATTTATGAAAAGAATTTTTGATTTTATTTTAGCTTTGGTTTTTTTAATACTTTTTTCTCCTATTATTTTATTGATTGCTTTACTTTTAAAAATTACTCAAGGGGCGGTGGTCTTTACTCAGGAACGACCTGGTTTAAATGAGAAAATTTTTAAGATTTATAAATTTAAAACTATGAGTGATGAAAAAGATGAAAATAACCAACTTTTAAGTGATGAGTTGCGTTTAAAAACTCTTGGGAAAATTATTAGAAATTTAAGCTTGGATGAACTTTTACAGCTTTTTAATATTTTAAGAGGCGATATGAGTTTTGTAGGTCCTAGACCTCTTTTAGTCGAATATTTAACTCTTTATACTAAAGAGCAAAAAATGCGTCATAAGGTGCGTCCAGGTATAACAGGATGGGCTCAGGTAAATGGGAGAAATGCTATTTCTTGGTATAAAAAATTTGAACTTGATGTTTATTATGTAGAACATATTTCTTTTTGGTTTGATTTAAAAATTATGTTTTTAACGGTTTTAAAAGTTTTAAAGCGAAGCGGGGTAAATAAAAAAGGTTATGTTACAACAGAGAAATTTAATGGCAAAAACTGA
- the pglF gene encoding UDP-N-acetylglucosamine 4,6-dehydratase (configuration-retaining), producing MIFHKSKRLTFFLIFDTVLILLSVYLAFSLRFSGDIPGIFYHGMLTCAMILLCLKLIFLFIFRIYKVAWRFFSLNEARKIFIALILAELCFLVIFYFFSDFFNPFPRSIIVIDFALSYMFIGTLRISKRMLVDFKPSKIKEEMPCIVVGATSKALHLLKGAKEGTLGLFPVGVVDARKELIGTYCDKFIVEEKGKIKSYVEKGVKTAIIALKLEQEELKKLFEELIHYGICDVKIFSFTQNEARDISIEDLLARKPKDLDDRVVATFLKDKVVLVSGAGGTIGSELCKQCLQFGAKHLIMIDHSEYNLYKINEKLALYKEKITPVLLSILDQQSLDKVLKSYKPDLILHAAAYKHVPLCEQNPHAAILNNILGTKILCDSAKKNKVAKFVMISTDKAVRPTNIMGCTKRVCELYTLNMSDENFEVACVRFGNVLGSSGSVIPKFKAQIANNEPLTLTHPDIVRYFMLVDEAVQLVLQAGAIAKGGELFVLDMGKPVKIMDLAKKMLLLSNHNDLEIKITGLRKGEKLYEELLINEDDVKTQYESIFVTKTDKVDLVWLNEEIQNLQISEDVCNALLKIVPEFKHNKEGI from the coding sequence ATGATTTTTCATAAAAGCAAAAGGTTGACCTTTTTTTTGATTTTTGATACTGTTTTGATTTTGCTTAGTGTTTATTTAGCTTTTTCTTTAAGATTTAGTGGTGATATTCCTGGTATTTTTTATCATGGTATGTTAACTTGTGCTATGATTTTGCTTTGCTTAAAACTTATTTTTTTATTTATTTTTAGAATTTATAAGGTAGCTTGGAGATTTTTTTCTCTTAATGAAGCGAGAAAAATTTTTATTGCTTTAATCTTAGCAGAGCTTTGTTTTTTAGTGATTTTTTATTTTTTTAGTGATTTTTTTAATCCTTTCCCAAGAAGTATTATTGTTATAGATTTTGCACTTTCTTATATGTTCATAGGTACTTTAAGGATTAGCAAAAGAATGCTTGTTGATTTTAAACCTTCAAAAATAAAAGAAGAGATGCCTTGTATTGTTGTAGGAGCTACTTCTAAAGCATTGCATTTGTTAAAAGGTGCAAAGGAAGGAACTTTAGGACTTTTTCCTGTTGGTGTTGTAGATGCGAGGAAAGAACTTATAGGGACTTATTGCGATAAATTCATTGTAGAGGAAAAAGGAAAAATAAAATCTTATGTAGAAAAAGGCGTTAAGACGGCTATTATTGCTTTAAAACTTGAGCAAGAAGAGTTAAAAAAACTTTTTGAAGAATTAATTCACTATGGAATTTGTGATGTAAAAATTTTTTCTTTTACGCAAAATGAAGCAAGAGATATTAGTATAGAAGATTTACTTGCTAGAAAACCTAAGGATTTAGATGATAGGGTTGTAGCTACATTTTTAAAAGATAAAGTGGTTTTAGTTAGTGGGGCAGGTGGAACTATAGGAAGTGAGCTTTGCAAACAATGTCTTCAATTTGGAGCAAAACATCTTATAATGATTGATCATAGCGAATATAATCTTTATAAAATTAATGAGAAATTAGCTTTATATAAAGAAAAAATTACCCCTGTTTTGTTAAGTATTTTAGATCAACAAAGTTTAGATAAGGTGTTAAAATCTTATAAACCTGATCTTATTTTACATGCAGCAGCTTATAAACATGTCCCACTTTGTGAACAAAATCCTCATGCAGCTATACTAAATAATATTTTAGGTACTAAAATTTTGTGTGATAGTGCTAAAAAAAACAAAGTAGCTAAATTTGTAATGATAAGCACAGATAAAGCTGTGCGTCCTACTAATATTATGGGTTGCACTAAAAGGGTTTGTGAGCTTTATACTTTGAATATGAGTGATGAAAATTTTGAAGTTGCTTGTGTACGTTTTGGTAATGTTTTAGGTTCAAGCGGGAGTGTTATACCTAAATTTAAAGCACAAATTGCAAATAACGAACCTTTAACTTTAACTCATCCTGATATAGTGCGTTATTTTATGCTTGTAGATGAGGCAGTTCAACTTGTTTTGCAAGCTGGGGCAATTGCAAAAGGAGGGGAGCTTTTTGTACTTGATATGGGCAAGCCTGTGAAAATTATGGATTTAGCTAAAAAAATGCTTTTACTTTCTAATCATAATGATTTAGAAATTAAAATTACGGGTTTAAGAAAAGGTGAAAAGCTTTATGAAGAACTTTTGATTAATGAAGATGATGTTAAAACGCAATATGAAAGTATTTTTGTTACAAAAACTGATAAAGTGGATTTAGTTTGGCTTAATGAGGAAATTCAAAATTTGCAAATTAGTGAAGATGTTTGCAATGCTTTATTGAAGATTGTTCCTGAATTTAAGCATAATAAAGAAGGAATATAA
- the pglE gene encoding UDP-N-acetylbacillosamine transaminase: MRFFLSSPHMSGNELKYIEEVFKSNYIAPLGEFVDRFEQSVKEYTKSENALALNSATAALHLALRVAGVKQDDIVLASSFTFIASVVPICYLKARPIFIDCDETYNVDINLLKLAINECEKKPKAFILTHLYGNAAKMDEIVQICKENNIILIEDAAEALGSFYQKQALGTFGEFGVYSYNGNKIITTSGGGMLIGKDKEKIEKARFYSTQARENCLHYEHLDYGYNYRLSNVLGAIGVAQMEVLEQRVLKKREIYQWYQEFLGDYFVFLDELANSRSNRWLSTALIDFDKNELNAYEKNIKITQKNILLHPKITRIIDDLKNQQIETRPLWKAMHTQELFKNQKAYVNGNSELFFKKGICLPSATSMSQDDVYEISQLILKSIKA; this comes from the coding sequence ATGAGATTTTTTCTTTCTTCGCCTCATATGAGTGGCAATGAATTAAAATACATAGAGGAAGTTTTTAAAAGTAATTATATAGCTCCTTTGGGTGAATTTGTAGATCGTTTTGAACAAAGTGTAAAAGAATATACTAAAAGTGAGAATGCTTTGGCTTTAAATTCAGCTACAGCTGCTTTGCATTTAGCTTTAAGGGTGGCAGGGGTGAAACAAGATGACATAGTTTTAGCCTCATCTTTTACTTTTATAGCTTCAGTAGTTCCTATTTGTTATCTTAAGGCTAGACCTATTTTTATTGATTGTGATGAAACTTATAATGTTGATATTAATTTATTAAAACTTGCTATTAATGAATGTGAAAAAAAACCAAAGGCTTTTATTTTAACTCATCTTTATGGTAATGCTGCAAAAATGGATGAAATTGTTCAAATTTGCAAAGAAAATAATATTATTTTGATTGAAGATGCAGCAGAAGCTTTGGGAAGTTTTTATCAAAAACAAGCTTTAGGAACTTTTGGGGAATTTGGAGTTTATTCTTATAATGGCAATAAAATCATTACCACTTCAGGTGGGGGTATGCTTATAGGTAAGGATAAAGAAAAAATTGAAAAAGCAAGATTTTATAGTACTCAAGCAAGAGAAAATTGTTTGCACTATGAACATTTAGATTATGGTTATAATTACCGTCTTAGTAATGTTTTAGGAGCTATTGGGGTAGCGCAAATGGAGGTTCTAGAGCAAAGAGTGCTTAAAAAAAGAGAAATTTATCAATGGTATCAAGAATTTTTAGGGGATTATTTTGTTTTTTTAGATGAATTGGCTAATTCAAGAAGTAACCGTTGGCTTAGTACGGCTTTGATAGATTTTGATAAAAATGAACTTAATGCTTATGAAAAAAATATTAAAATTACTCAAAAAAATATTCTTTTGCATCCTAAAATTACTAGGATTATAGATGATTTAAAAAATCAACAAATTGAAACGCGCCCACTATGGAAAGCTATGCATACTCAAGAACTTTTTAAAAATCAAAAAGCTTATGTTAATGGTAATAGCGAGTTGTTTTTTAAAAAAGGAATTTGTTTACCAAGTGCTACTTCAATGAGTCAAGATGATGTTTATGAAATTTCACAATTAATTTTAAAGAGTATAAAGGCTTAA
- a CDS encoding 50S ribosomal protein L11 methyltransferase has protein sequence MQKKYYELFFIVENRYKNLFLEFVFDLGVEAIEEKDNGIYIRSNESLNELSWALEIFAQKLAISFNLNHDIISNLTLKEKENKDWINEYRKAIKPILIDSVYIHTSWQEEKKEYINIKIDPALAFGSGHHESTYSCVKFLQQFATPKLRVLDLGCGSGILGIVMAKLSCEVEICDTDELAIDSALKNARLNKINFKKTWCGSINKAKGLYGLIVANIVADVILILEKDIKNHLEDNAILILSGILDKYKMRIKKKFQDLELIDELQINEWYSFVYKNNKKDK, from the coding sequence ATGCAGAAAAAATATTATGAATTATTTTTTATCGTAGAAAACCGGTATAAAAATCTATTTCTTGAATTTGTTTTTGACTTAGGTGTAGAAGCTATAGAGGAAAAAGATAACGGTATTTATATAAGATCTAATGAGAGTTTAAATGAACTCTCATGGGCACTTGAAATATTTGCTCAAAAACTTGCAATATCTTTTAATTTAAACCATGATATTATTTCTAATTTAACACTTAAAGAAAAAGAAAACAAAGATTGGATAAATGAATATAGAAAAGCTATAAAACCTATTTTAATTGATAGTGTTTATATTCATACAAGTTGGCAAGAAGAGAAAAAAGAATATATTAATATAAAAATTGATCCAGCTTTAGCTTTTGGTTCAGGTCATCATGAAAGTACGTATTCTTGTGTGAAATTTTTACAGCAATTTGCTACACCTAAATTAAGAGTTTTAGATCTTGGTTGTGGTAGTGGAATTTTAGGTATTGTTATGGCAAAATTATCTTGTGAAGTTGAAATTTGTGATACTGATGAATTGGCTATTGATAGTGCTTTAAAAAATGCAAGATTAAATAAAATAAATTTTAAAAAAACATGGTGTGGTTCTATAAATAAGGCAAAAGGTTTATATGGTTTAATTGTTGCAAATATCGTTGCTGATGTAATTTTAATTTTAGAAAAAGATATTAAAAACCATTTAGAAGATAATGCTATACTTATCTTATCAGGAATTTTGGATAAATATAAGATGAGAATTAAGAAAAAATTTCAAGATTTAGAGCTCATTGATGAATTGCAAATCAATGAGTGGTATAGTTTTGTATATAAAAATAATAAAAAGGATAAATAA